The following proteins are co-located in the Castanea sativa cultivar Marrone di Chiusa Pesio chromosome 8, ASM4071231v1 genome:
- the LOC142607149 gene encoding protein NRT1/ PTR FAMILY 8.2-like — protein sequence MGEDDDKYTKDGTVDHHGNPADKSKTGTWKACPFILGNECCERLAYYGMRTNLILYFKNRLHQHSATASNNVSNWGGTCYITPLIGAFIADSYLGRYWTIALFSVIYVIGMTLLTLSASIPGLKPTCSGKEDCHATVTQTAVCFLALYLIALGTGGIKPCVSSYGADQFDDSDEDEKKHKSSFFSWFYFSINVGALIASSLLVWIQDNIGWGWGFCIPAVTMAIAVVSFFSGTWLYRNQKPGGSALTRMCQVVVASIRKYRVEVPADKSVVLYETADAESAIRGSRKLEHTKDFKFFDKAAMEVPTDDIKFGADPWRLCTVTQVEELKAIIRLLPILAMGIVFSTVCGQMGTLFLLQGNTMDIHIGSSSFEIPPASLSIFNTLSVLFWVPIYDRIIVPVARKCTGHKNGLTQLQRMGIGLVISIFAMISAAILELERLKTVRRHNYYKLEHIAMSIFWQVPQYFLIGCAEVFTVIGQLEFFYEQAPDATRSLCSALSLTTVALGNYLSTLLVTVVTKVSTRHGKLGWIPDNLNYGRLDYFFWLLAVLSVLNLGVFLVIANWYTYKKPLGTLR from the exons ATGGGAGAAGATGATGATAAGTACACGAAAGATGGGACCGTAGATCACCATGGAAATCCAGCTGATAAAAGCAAAACTGGAACCTGGAAGGCCTGTCCATTTATTCTTG GAAATGAATGTTGCGAAAGATTGGCATACTATGGGATGAGGACCAACCTGATTCTTTACTTTAAGAATCGACTACATCAGCACAGTGCTACTGCTTCTAACAATGTCTCAAATTGGGGTGGAACATGCTACATCACCCCATTGATCGGCGCATTCATTGCTGATTCCTATCTTGGAAGATATTGGACTATTGCCCTTTTCTCCGTCATCTATGTTATT GGGATGACACTTTTGACACTGTCAGCATCCATCCCTGGCCTAAAGCCAACGTGTTCTGGAAAAGAAGATTGCCATGCAACAGTTACACAAACTGCAGTGTGTTTTCTAGCACTTTACCTAATTGCACTTGGCACTGGTGGGATTAAACCTTGTGTCTCATCATATGGAGCTGATCAATTTGATGATTCTGATGAGGATGAGAAGAAACACAAATCTTCTTTCTTCAGTTGGTTCTATTTTTCAATCAATGTTGGTGCTCTCATTGCTTCTTCCTTGCTGGTGTGGATACAAGATAATATAGGTTGGGGATGGGGCTTTTGCATCCCAGCAGTGACCATGGCAATTGCTGTAGTGAGCTTCTTTTCAGGTACATGGTTGTACAGGAACCAGAAACCTGGGGGTAGCGCTCTGACACGAATGTGTCAGGTGGTGGTAGCATCCATTAGAAAATACCGGGTTGAAGTACCTGCTGACAAGTCTGTTGTTTTGTATGAGACTGCTGATGCAGAATCTGCTATCAGAGGAAGCCGCAAGCTTGAGCACACAAAAGATTTCAA GTTCTTTGACAAGGCAGCCATGGAGGTACCAACAGATGACATAAAGTTCGGAGCAGACCCATGGAGACTTTGCACAGTTACCCAAGTCGAGGAGCTGAAAGCTATTATAAGGTTGCTTCCTATATTGGCCATGGGTATCGTCTTTTCCACTGTCTGTGGTCAGATGGGCACTTTATTTTTGTTGCAGGGCAACACCATGGATATTCACATTGGTTCCTCAAGCTTCGAAATCCCACCAGCATCTCTTTCAATATTCAACACACTTAGTGTCCTTTTTTGGGTCCCAATCTATGATCGAATCATTGTCCCAGTTGCTAGAAAATGCACTGGTCACAAAAATGGCCTAACTCAACTCCAGAGGATGGGCATTGGCCTCGTCATATCCATCTTTGCCATGATATCTGCAGCAATTTTGGAACTTGAAAGACTTAAGACTGTTAGAAGACACAACTACTATAAACTTGAGCACATTGCTATGTCCATCTTTTGGCAAGTTCCTCAGTATTTCCTCATTGGGTGTGCAGAAGTTTTCACAGTCATTGGGCAGTTGGAGTTTTTTTATGAGCAAGCACCTGATGCCACAAGGAGCTTGTGCTCTGCTCTCTCACTAACCACTGTGGCACTTGGGAACTACTTGAGCACTCTACTTGTAACCGTTGTTACCAAAGTGAGTACTAGGCATGGGAAGCTTGGATGGATACCGGACAATTTAAATTATGGTCGTCTCGATTACTTCTTTTGGCTCTTGGCCGTGCTGAGTGTGCTGAATTTGGGAGTTTTTCTCGTCATTGCAAATTGGTACACATATAAAAAGCCATTGGGGACTCTCCGATGA